In Synergistaceae bacterium, the genomic window AGTCTGAATTTCCCCCATCCTGAGAGTTCCATCCTGAGGTTAACAGGGTAATAGGCTTCGATATTATCGCAGTATTCTTCCTTAGAGAGCCACAGCAGGATCCAGAGCTTTTCATGGTGCGGTTTTACAGTACCCCAGACGACCTGTTCGGAGAGGATCCCGACCGGATCTATATCGATCCCATAAAGCCTGAAAATAGCATACCTTGACTCCGCAGCTGCAAGCATACCTCCAGCTAAGGATATGACAAGCAAAAGGACTTTCAGCCTCTTTTTAGTCCTTCTTGAAATTGCCCAGGAATTTAATTTCATATTCCAGACCTACCCCATGCAGCTTCAGGACCATCTCCCTGCAAAGCTCACAAAGTTTATATATGTCCCGGGATGAAGCATCCCCGTCGTTTTCAATAAAGTTAGCATGAGAACCCGAAACCACGGCACCGCCTATCCTCATACCTTTGCAGCCACATTCATCAAGCAGGCGGCCTGCAGACATTCCCGGAGGGTTTTTGAACACGCAGCCGGCTGTCTTTCTTCCCAGCGGCTGGCCCTTTTTCATTCCGGCAAACCTTTTGATATTCTTAAAGATCATTTCCTTCGGCGTGGTTTTTAATGAGATCACACATGAGGTTATAAGCGCTACGATACTTTCGTCTACAGGACATGAGCGATATCCCCATTCAAACAGATCTTCGCCAAGCCTGATCGTGCGCGCATTCCAGTCAACAGCAGAAACCTCTTTGATAAGACCGCTGAATCCGCATCCGCCCGCGCCGGCATTGCCCCACAAAGCTCCACCCAGTGTACCCGGGATGCCGGTCAAAAATTCCAGGCCACCGAGTCGTTCTTCAATTGTGAGAGCAAGAAGTTTTTTCACAGATACTCCGGCTCCTGCCTCTATTTCAATGCTTTCGCCGTTTCCTGACCTTGTTAGTTTGATGAAATCTAATTTTTCG contains:
- a CDS encoding FAD-binding protein — protein: EKLDFIKLTRSGNGESIEIEAGAGVSVKKLLALTIEERLGGLEFLTGIPGTLGGALWGNAGAGGCGFSGLIKEVSAVDWNARTIRLGEDLFEWGYRSCPVDESIVALITSCVISLKTTPKEMIFKNIKRFAGMKKGQPLGRKTAGCVFKNPPGMSAGRLLDECGCKGMRIGGAVVSGSHANFIENDGDASSRDIYKLCELCREMVLKLHGVGLEYEIKFLGNFKKD